A stretch of Planctomycetaceae bacterium DNA encodes these proteins:
- a CDS encoding neutral/alkaline non-lysosomal ceramidase N-terminal domain-containing protein gives MPIRNTVRRCVIVSQILLAVSVFDPTLFATTFAESGSNHIYQVGVAKKDVTPDYPVRLSGFAFRKTESEGISQKIWARALAIGADASSNDAGETTSGPVVIVTLDSLGVRLEQVNEIASRLAKKTGLQRDRLAITFTHTHCAPKVNGAADNIFAEAIPPEHQDHLDQYTVELVNAIEGVVLEALASRKPATLEWGVGEVGFAKNRRTPGGPTDHSLPILVVRNVDAAGTVRAIYTSYACHCVTLSHNLISGDWAGYAVEAIERHFPDAMGLVSIGCGSDQNPVSGVTGDKIDVCQMQGMQIGDEISRLIEQRRLTPLGGRVHTTLNHLQLAFQTLPTRDEYEKMVEAGGAPGYNAQTQLQKLNQGKKLPVSLEYPIQTVSFGDELCMVFLSGEVCVDYAIRLRKELAPNRIWMHGYSNDFGAYIPSERLLAEGGYGAGAEIPYFALPAKLMTGLEEQIVAEVHRQVPPAFRQNLAGGTNGISPRSPEESLRALKTHPTLKVELVACEPQISDPVAIDFGLNGDVWVCQMVDYGHGIEEEFTPRGQVRVLKDLNADGLFESSTVFLDGLRYPTDVKIWRDGALVCDAPDILYAEDTNGDGVADLRKVLFTGFATHNGQARVNSLQWGLDGWVYGSCGLFGGRITNESGVVVDVTGRDFRIRPDTGEMEPVTGRTQQSRVRDDWGNWFGCDNGTLIRHYPVSEDYARRNPFVPPSPTAVFVPTGQDAGRLFPSSDLVLFKLSGAAGRATAACGVGVYRDDLLGESYSGNSFSCEPVNQLVYRQQLFRQGATIRGRRAPNEQSVDFLTSTDQWFRPVQARTGPDGAIWVVDMYRYVIEHPKWIPEETLAELNVFAGQGLGRIYRVTTAGAGRQSVGDLRAKSNPELVELVNHPNGTVRDMVHQSLIWREAADVTDALNHVATAGSRPASRLQALSILDGLDQLSQDVLLVALQDKHPEVRRNAIRLSEAVLANSGAATGKTGVLLEQVLAMKDDPAFEVRQQLALSLGNVRSARAPVVLAELAQSSSDPFMSGAVLSSLNTTNIAPFTEIVLQNPGLRSRLGDDVLASVAGMGNEDAVRDVLSVLLTSEGSANGLRWHSWQLQSLARLLDGLDRRKPAPVGCVTPELEAAAGHLASDIRKALMNSETSDEDLSAMLGLPGRRLGPVSLKLFQPGDLPDSAEIVSFVSPQFSSDRQLSAVRAMTNRAEEDGGALLLSRISAATPAVRQEIVKALLSQRNWDSATVTALEDGNLTAFDLDAAAREQLTARLSGDLKKRASKVLESTHSDRQALVAEWSDVATMTGDLSAGRAAFAKRCSVCHRLENVGHVVGPDLAALTARSTSFLLNAILDPNRDVDARYQSYVVVNDQGQSFSGLMVSETSTSITLRQQEGKEIVFLRNELEEIKATGKSVMPEGLEKDLTRQELADILAYLQELGPEPKSFEGNHPSLVKAIENGQLNLLASTGSIYGDEIAYETDSPFRNIGYWHSAEDRVVWGLLVTESGDFDVWMDYSCDDATAGNHLRIDGGEPTLTTVVAGTGGWASYRQKLIGRIHLSSGRNQLSLKAAAALRGTALLDLRSLILVPAGATPLLAMDSTSENKDFSTVSPVMIARTILDDTISGADREKVIADNSQHSAAVIRAMTEDLPEDPTEEYRRIPWIWRVAIAAGRRNQSGEILAILDASLPQQNQPLRDWQSVVIGGGIINGISLEGGWPLDRIQRLIAGNTNLSIRWNLAIQQAGIMADNDAVRKGTRYDALRMIALQTWDEAGEQLVKYLGRDVDAELQQGAVSGLSDMPAAEAGRQLLIHLPHLTARNKEFALDALMRTTARIHRLLTAVENGDVNASDLGTHRIERLREHQELEVRDKANHLLP, from the coding sequence ATGCCCATTCGGAACACTGTCCGTCGCTGTGTGATTGTCAGCCAGATTCTGCTGGCTGTTTCTGTGTTCGATCCAACGTTGTTCGCGACAACGTTCGCGGAATCTGGTTCAAACCACATCTACCAGGTCGGTGTCGCAAAAAAGGATGTCACGCCGGATTATCCCGTTCGATTAAGCGGCTTCGCGTTTCGCAAGACGGAATCAGAGGGGATCTCCCAGAAAATCTGGGCAAGGGCTCTGGCCATCGGAGCGGACGCGTCGTCAAACGATGCCGGCGAGACAACCAGCGGGCCAGTGGTGATTGTCACGCTCGACAGTCTTGGTGTCCGGCTGGAACAGGTCAATGAAATCGCATCCCGGCTGGCGAAGAAAACCGGGCTGCAGCGCGATCGGCTGGCCATCACCTTTACGCACACCCATTGCGCTCCGAAAGTCAACGGTGCTGCTGACAACATCTTCGCAGAAGCCATCCCACCGGAGCATCAGGACCACCTGGATCAGTACACCGTTGAGCTTGTGAATGCCATCGAAGGGGTCGTGCTGGAAGCTTTGGCCAGCCGGAAGCCTGCGACTCTGGAATGGGGAGTCGGTGAAGTCGGTTTTGCAAAGAATCGACGCACTCCTGGAGGGCCAACGGATCATTCATTGCCAATTCTGGTGGTTCGAAATGTCGATGCTGCAGGAACGGTGCGCGCGATCTACACAAGCTACGCCTGCCACTGTGTCACACTGTCGCATAATCTGATCAGCGGTGACTGGGCGGGTTATGCCGTCGAAGCGATTGAAAGACACTTCCCCGATGCCATGGGCCTGGTCTCCATCGGTTGTGGTTCGGATCAGAATCCCGTCAGCGGTGTGACTGGTGACAAGATCGACGTGTGCCAGATGCAGGGGATGCAGATTGGTGATGAGATCTCTCGACTGATCGAACAACGAAGACTCACACCGCTGGGTGGGCGTGTTCACACCACGCTGAATCACCTTCAGCTGGCATTTCAGACTCTTCCGACACGTGACGAATACGAAAAAATGGTCGAAGCCGGCGGTGCACCGGGATACAACGCCCAGACCCAGCTGCAAAAACTGAATCAGGGAAAGAAGCTTCCGGTATCGCTGGAATATCCGATTCAGACGGTCAGTTTCGGTGATGAGCTTTGCATGGTGTTCCTCAGTGGTGAAGTTTGCGTCGACTACGCCATTCGACTCAGGAAGGAGCTCGCGCCGAATCGCATCTGGATGCACGGATACAGTAATGATTTTGGAGCATACATCCCGTCAGAACGATTGCTGGCTGAAGGCGGGTACGGAGCCGGTGCTGAGATCCCGTATTTCGCACTTCCTGCGAAGCTGATGACGGGACTGGAAGAACAAATCGTGGCTGAAGTTCACCGCCAGGTGCCACCGGCCTTCCGGCAGAATCTCGCAGGTGGCACAAATGGCATCTCACCCAGGTCACCCGAGGAATCGTTAAGAGCACTGAAAACGCATCCGACGCTGAAGGTCGAACTCGTCGCCTGTGAGCCGCAGATCAGTGATCCTGTTGCCATTGACTTCGGCCTGAACGGTGACGTCTGGGTTTGCCAGATGGTCGACTATGGACACGGCATCGAAGAAGAATTCACTCCGAGGGGACAGGTCCGGGTATTGAAGGACCTGAATGCCGATGGGCTGTTTGAATCCTCCACGGTTTTTCTGGACGGGCTCCGGTACCCCACCGACGTCAAGATCTGGCGCGATGGAGCTTTGGTCTGTGATGCGCCGGATATTCTGTATGCCGAAGACACCAATGGTGATGGCGTCGCAGACCTGCGGAAAGTGCTGTTTACCGGATTTGCAACGCACAACGGACAGGCGCGAGTCAATAGTTTGCAGTGGGGCCTGGATGGTTGGGTCTATGGATCCTGTGGCTTGTTCGGCGGCAGGATCACCAACGAATCCGGTGTTGTAGTGGACGTGACAGGGCGAGATTTTCGAATACGGCCTGACACTGGCGAGATGGAGCCTGTGACAGGACGAACGCAGCAAAGTCGTGTCCGTGATGACTGGGGAAACTGGTTCGGATGCGATAACGGAACGCTGATTCGACATTACCCGGTTTCTGAGGATTACGCCCGCCGGAATCCTTTCGTACCGCCTTCCCCAACCGCGGTCTTTGTTCCCACCGGACAGGATGCCGGACGACTGTTTCCTTCCAGCGATCTTGTGTTATTTAAACTTTCCGGCGCCGCGGGGCGTGCAACGGCAGCCTGCGGCGTTGGAGTTTATCGAGACGACTTACTGGGCGAGAGCTACTCTGGAAACTCATTCAGTTGCGAGCCCGTAAACCAACTGGTCTACCGTCAACAACTGTTCCGTCAGGGAGCGACGATTCGCGGCAGACGAGCGCCCAACGAACAGTCCGTGGACTTCCTGACCTCGACAGACCAATGGTTTCGGCCGGTGCAGGCTCGTACAGGCCCGGATGGAGCGATCTGGGTTGTCGACATGTATCGGTACGTTATTGAACATCCCAAGTGGATACCGGAGGAAACTCTGGCTGAGCTGAATGTCTTTGCAGGCCAGGGACTGGGGAGGATCTATCGGGTGACCACGGCTGGCGCCGGACGCCAATCGGTTGGCGATCTGCGGGCGAAAAGTAACCCGGAACTTGTTGAACTCGTCAATCATCCGAATGGAACTGTGCGCGACATGGTTCATCAATCCCTGATTTGGCGAGAGGCGGCCGACGTGACAGATGCCCTGAACCACGTGGCAACGGCCGGAAGCCGTCCCGCCTCACGTTTGCAGGCGTTATCCATCCTGGACGGACTGGATCAGCTTTCACAAGACGTATTGCTGGTCGCACTGCAGGATAAACATCCTGAAGTGCGGCGAAACGCAATTCGTTTGTCAGAGGCTGTGCTGGCAAATTCCGGGGCGGCGACAGGAAAAACAGGTGTCCTGCTGGAACAAGTGCTGGCGATGAAAGACGACCCGGCATTTGAAGTTCGACAGCAGCTGGCATTGTCTCTGGGTAATGTCAGGTCTGCCCGGGCACCGGTGGTGCTCGCGGAACTCGCTCAGTCGTCCAGCGATCCCTTCATGTCCGGCGCCGTGCTGAGTTCCCTGAACACAACCAATATCGCTCCGTTCACCGAGATCGTTTTGCAGAACCCCGGTTTGCGTTCGCGATTGGGCGACGATGTGCTTGCATCTGTGGCAGGAATGGGCAATGAAGATGCCGTCCGCGATGTTCTGAGCGTGCTGCTGACCTCTGAAGGCAGTGCCAATGGGCTCCGGTGGCACTCCTGGCAGCTCCAAAGTCTGGCTCGGTTGCTGGATGGACTTGATCGACGCAAACCAGCACCGGTCGGATGCGTGACGCCGGAATTAGAGGCGGCGGCGGGTCATCTGGCCAGCGACATTCGCAAAGCACTGATGAACTCTGAAACCTCGGATGAAGACCTGTCAGCGATGCTGGGTTTGCCGGGACGTCGTTTGGGACCCGTTTCATTGAAACTGTTTCAGCCGGGTGACTTGCCTGACAGTGCCGAAATCGTCTCATTCGTTAGCCCGCAGTTTTCGTCTGATCGACAGCTATCAGCCGTGAGAGCAATGACGAATCGGGCAGAGGAGGATGGCGGAGCATTGCTGCTGAGCCGAATATCTGCCGCCACTCCTGCCGTTCGACAGGAGATCGTGAAGGCATTGCTCAGTCAGCGAAATTGGGACTCGGCAACCGTAACTGCGCTGGAAGATGGAAACCTGACTGCTTTCGATCTTGACGCCGCCGCACGTGAACAACTTACAGCGAGGCTGTCCGGGGATTTGAAAAAACGGGCGAGCAAGGTTCTGGAATCGACGCATTCGGATCGTCAGGCTCTGGTTGCCGAATGGTCGGACGTCGCCACAATGACCGGAGATTTATCGGCAGGCAGGGCGGCATTCGCGAAACGTTGTAGTGTGTGCCACCGGCTCGAAAACGTCGGCCATGTCGTGGGACCTGATCTTGCGGCCCTTACGGCACGTTCGACCAGCTTTCTCTTGAATGCCATTCTCGACCCCAATCGGGATGTCGATGCTCGTTATCAGTCATACGTTGTGGTCAACGATCAGGGACAATCGTTTAGCGGACTGATGGTCAGTGAAACGTCAACCAGCATCACTTTGCGTCAGCAGGAGGGAAAGGAAATCGTATTCCTGCGAAATGAACTGGAGGAAATCAAGGCCACCGGAAAGTCAGTCATGCCGGAAGGCCTTGAGAAAGATCTGACGAGGCAGGAGCTTGCAGACATTCTCGCGTATCTGCAGGAACTGGGGCCCGAACCAAAATCATTTGAAGGAAATCATCCTTCCCTGGTGAAAGCCATCGAAAACGGACAACTGAATTTGCTGGCTTCAACAGGTTCCATCTACGGAGACGAAATTGCCTACGAAACAGATTCGCCCTTCCGGAATATAGGTTATTGGCATTCCGCAGAAGATCGCGTTGTCTGGGGTTTACTGGTGACGGAATCCGGCGACTTCGATGTGTGGATGGACTACTCATGCGATGACGCAACAGCCGGCAATCATCTGCGAATCGATGGTGGTGAACCCACATTGACCACCGTCGTTGCTGGTACCGGAGGATGGGCCAGCTACCGACAAAAACTGATCGGGAGGATCCACCTGTCGTCCGGAAGAAATCAGCTTTCATTAAAAGCGGCCGCTGCACTGCGAGGCACCGCACTGCTGGACCTGCGAAGCCTGATCCTTGTTCCTGCAGGTGCCACTCCGTTGCTGGCCATGGACTCGACTTCCGAAAACAAGGATTTCAGTACGGTGTCTCCCGTCATGATTGCCAGAACTATTCTGGACGACACGATCTCAGGAGCAGACCGGGAAAAGGTCATTGCGGACAATTCACAGCATTCCGCCGCTGTTATACGGGCAATGACTGAGGACCTTCCGGAAGATCCCACAGAAGAGTATCGGCGGATTCCATGGATCTGGCGTGTTGCAATTGCAGCGGGTCGTCGTAATCAGTCAGGTGAGATTCTGGCGATCCTTGACGCGTCTTTGCCGCAACAAAATCAACCTCTGCGTGACTGGCAATCCGTTGTTATCGGTGGCGGAATCATTAACGGCATCAGTCTTGAAGGGGGCTGGCCACTCGATCGCATCCAGCGTCTGATTGCTGGCAACACGAATTTGAGCATCCGATGGAATCTGGCCATCCAGCAGGCAGGCATCATGGCTGATAACGATGCTGTTCGGAAAGGAACACGGTACGACGCCCTTCGAATGATCGCGTTACAGACCTGGGATGAGGCTGGCGAACAACTGGTGAAGTATCTTGGCAGGGATGTGGATGCCGAATTACAGCAAGGTGCAGTCAGCGGGCTTTCTGATATGCCTGCCGCCGAAGCAGGACGCCAGTTGCTGATTCATTTGCCACATTTGACAGCCAGGAACAAAGAGTTTGCACTCGATGCCCTGATGCGAACAACTGCTCGAATTCACCGGCTCCTGACCGCCGTTGAAAATGGTGATGTAAACGCATCAGATCTGGGGACGCACCGCATAGAGAGGCTCCGGGAACATCAGGAGCTTGAAGTTCGAGACAAAGCGAACCATCTATTGCCGTAA
- a CDS encoding ABC transporter permease translates to MKIAVPDRRSPFRAIDDYGMLLVLLLLAAFFSVCTFNEQHPSGADAGIQVADFIANGHFTNVLIVVRDTVEDGEFADAVEMRLAERDIDVLSTVRGGPGDVRVAIDKILSEGGRIDAVAANDVSAKWTIFDRYVDVGREKCVTPQPYRWPDFLKRSNLLGVANQTAIYAIIAVGMTMVIMTAGIDLSVGSLVALSSVTAAVLIRKAGGVECGLPAMIAACFAGIVVCSLSGLFTGLMVTRFGVPPFIVSLSVMMMASGIAFRISEGRSVPEVSQSFLWIGGSNIMGVPSPVWMMGIIYLVAHWVMSRTVFGRYVYAIGGNPEASRLSGVPVGPVLLAVYVLSGALAGAGGIILSSKLAAGDPKFGDMYELDVIAAVVVGGTSLMGGEGRIFGTLIGAFIIATIKNGMNLTDVDPFNQKIALGAVLLGAVLVDRLKRRP, encoded by the coding sequence ATGAAAATTGCTGTTCCGGACAGACGATCGCCGTTTCGGGCGATAGACGATTATGGAATGCTGCTGGTGCTGTTGTTGCTGGCAGCATTCTTTAGTGTCTGCACGTTTAATGAGCAACACCCGAGCGGTGCCGACGCGGGCATTCAGGTGGCCGACTTCATCGCAAATGGTCACTTTACCAATGTGTTAATCGTCGTTCGCGACACCGTGGAAGACGGAGAGTTTGCCGATGCCGTGGAAATGCGACTTGCGGAGAGAGACATCGATGTCCTCAGCACCGTAAGGGGCGGACCGGGCGACGTGCGAGTCGCAATCGACAAGATACTTTCAGAGGGAGGAAGAATCGACGCCGTTGCTGCTAATGACGTATCCGCAAAATGGACCATCTTTGATCGGTACGTCGATGTGGGACGTGAAAAGTGCGTGACTCCCCAGCCTTATCGATGGCCGGATTTCCTGAAGCGTTCCAACCTGCTGGGAGTGGCGAATCAGACCGCCATTTACGCGATCATTGCCGTGGGAATGACAATGGTCATCATGACCGCCGGGATCGATTTGAGTGTTGGTTCCCTGGTTGCTTTATCTTCCGTGACAGCAGCGGTCCTGATCCGAAAGGCGGGCGGAGTTGAGTGTGGCTTGCCTGCGATGATCGCCGCATGCTTCGCAGGAATCGTCGTTTGCTCACTTTCCGGGCTGTTCACAGGGCTGATGGTGACGCGATTTGGGGTGCCTCCATTTATCGTATCACTGAGCGTAATGATGATGGCCAGTGGCATCGCCTTTCGAATTTCCGAGGGCCGTTCCGTTCCTGAGGTTTCGCAGTCGTTCCTGTGGATTGGTGGTTCCAATATCATGGGGGTTCCCAGCCCGGTCTGGATGATGGGGATCATCTACCTGGTGGCACACTGGGTGATGTCTCGCACAGTTTTCGGTCGATACGTCTACGCAATTGGTGGCAATCCGGAGGCATCTCGATTGTCAGGCGTACCTGTCGGGCCTGTTCTGCTGGCGGTTTATGTGCTCAGCGGTGCACTTGCGGGAGCGGGCGGCATCATACTTTCGTCAAAACTGGCAGCCGGAGACCCAAAGTTTGGAGACATGTACGAACTGGATGTCATAGCCGCGGTCGTCGTGGGTGGAACGTCACTGATGGGTGGTGAGGGCCGAATTTTTGGTACGCTGATCGGGGCATTTATCATTGCAACGATCAAGAATGGAATGAACCTGACCGATGTTGATCCTTTCAACCAGAAAATCGCCCTCGGAGCCGTGCTGCTTGGCGCGGTGCTTGTTGATCGTCTGAAACGCCGTCCCTGA
- a CDS encoding TadE/TadG family type IV pilus assembly protein, protein MNHFINRNHVCLPNPGPRNIRKPKRTGAALVEAAVVLPVFFLAIAGIVEFGRAMMVSQLVTNASREAARRGVLDGATNAEIEAYIQDKLSGALNADVSSISIAITITPDPANTTTGNNLADAQMYDLVTVDVSIPYNKVGFIAGRWLEGKQLSAQTTMRHE, encoded by the coding sequence ATGAATCATTTCATCAATCGCAATCACGTCTGCCTGCCAAATCCAGGACCCCGAAACATTCGCAAGCCAAAGCGAACAGGTGCGGCGCTTGTGGAGGCGGCTGTTGTGTTGCCAGTGTTTTTTCTGGCAATCGCGGGCATAGTTGAGTTTGGCCGCGCGATGATGGTGAGCCAACTGGTGACGAATGCGTCTCGCGAGGCCGCTCGCCGTGGCGTTCTGGACGGGGCCACCAACGCGGAAATCGAGGCATATATTCAGGATAAGCTCTCGGGCGCATTAAACGCCGACGTTAGCAGCATCTCCATTGCCATCACCATTACTCCGGATCCGGCAAATACCACCACGGGTAATAATCTTGCGGATGCTCAAATGTACGACCTGGTCACGGTTGATGTTTCCATCCCATACAACAAAGTGGGCTTCATTGCCGGAAGATGGCTTGAAGGAAAACAACTGTCAGCACAGACAACCATGCGTCACGAATAG
- a CDS encoding VWA domain-containing protein, with product MLTSQKARINRPRRGIILVLGAILMVAVFAFVAFTVDIGYMAVVRTQLQGAADAAALGSAQDIPAGAARVTSSAKSIAALNKAAGAPVSLDDSDIELGFFDYAQKTFVVNPSSANAVRVTASVQNQKYFFAQVMGNNAFDMQATSIGMLNPRDVVFVVDLSGSMNDDTEPCWATDALTATYSPLGYPDVATDLMQDLYTDFGFGAFPGQTEYLGAPLGAPENGYAIAEITRDDGPLTSSTLPSQYRILNTDEEWDRRRKSYAWIIDYQLARLMPAAKPAPDSSQNFEYWSRYIDYLMEGAWVGTPPPTSTGGGGGTTTPPTSPSPPPPPTIGNLGRPLNAIEYVGGRLLTSSMLSSPLRLSLSMSSAIVIAPESTYPGCPRRGSNEYIWVPWYCDNDRIYQFNNPNKASFPSASVPWYWRNRYGYRTYVQFMLDWGRERSPEFDNSENSNPGLAGKTPLSILSPDCPLHTESTAGGTFQFPPRTQPMHSVRRSLIAGLQVIQDRNQGVAAGAGDRVAIVTFDGRDQWHAPSIVQPLTDDFESAKRACTTLQAAGDIGATTSTESGLALARQHLTARTSSSNPSNDPLGPQGRKFTSKVIILLTDGMPNSWEMDAATLEQYMASEPSAEFYPAGYDWFNSALAQTQQFFMTQRGKLYSVGMGLGTDYDFMDRLARIASTDNNGISARSSGNPAEYESQLTEILKKIIDRPGSKLVR from the coding sequence ATGCTCACAAGTCAAAAAGCCCGAATAAACAGACCTCGGCGAGGTATCATTCTGGTCCTTGGCGCCATCCTGATGGTGGCTGTTTTTGCCTTTGTCGCGTTCACTGTCGATATCGGATACATGGCGGTCGTGCGTACGCAGCTACAGGGTGCGGCAGACGCTGCCGCCCTGGGAAGCGCACAAGACATACCGGCCGGAGCAGCCAGGGTCACTTCTTCTGCCAAAAGCATCGCTGCACTTAACAAAGCGGCCGGAGCTCCAGTGTCTCTGGATGATTCAGATATTGAACTGGGGTTCTTCGACTACGCGCAGAAGACTTTCGTAGTTAATCCCAGTTCAGCAAATGCCGTCCGCGTGACCGCGAGCGTCCAGAACCAGAAGTATTTCTTCGCTCAGGTGATGGGAAACAACGCGTTCGACATGCAGGCAACTTCAATCGGTATGCTGAACCCACGCGATGTCGTCTTTGTCGTTGACCTTTCGGGATCTATGAATGACGACACCGAACCCTGCTGGGCAACGGATGCGCTGACAGCAACCTACTCACCACTCGGTTATCCGGATGTGGCCACTGACCTGATGCAGGATCTCTACACCGATTTTGGATTTGGCGCTTTTCCTGGTCAGACTGAATATCTGGGAGCCCCTCTCGGTGCGCCCGAAAACGGATACGCCATCGCGGAGATCACCCGGGACGACGGTCCGCTGACGAGTTCCACACTTCCCAGCCAATACAGAATCCTGAACACGGATGAAGAATGGGACAGACGACGCAAATCCTACGCATGGATTATCGACTACCAGCTTGCAAGGCTCATGCCTGCGGCAAAACCAGCACCGGATTCTTCACAGAATTTCGAGTACTGGTCACGATACATTGATTATCTGATGGAAGGTGCCTGGGTCGGTACGCCACCACCCACGTCGACAGGTGGCGGAGGTGGAACGACAACACCGCCAACTTCTCCATCACCTCCACCACCGCCAACCATCGGAAACCTTGGACGACCATTGAATGCGATTGAGTACGTCGGTGGTCGTCTGTTGACATCATCGATGCTCAGCAGTCCGCTGCGATTGAGTCTTTCGATGTCTTCTGCGATTGTGATCGCGCCGGAATCGACCTATCCGGGATGCCCGCGCCGCGGTTCAAACGAATATATCTGGGTTCCATGGTATTGCGACAATGATCGGATTTATCAGTTTAACAATCCCAACAAGGCATCCTTTCCGTCTGCCAGCGTACCGTGGTACTGGAGAAACAGGTACGGCTACCGGACTTATGTTCAATTCATGCTCGACTGGGGGCGAGAGCGTTCGCCGGAGTTCGACAACAGCGAAAATTCCAATCCGGGATTGGCCGGAAAAACGCCTCTGTCAATTCTGAGTCCGGACTGCCCATTGCATACGGAGTCAACAGCTGGCGGAACATTTCAGTTTCCCCCACGTACTCAGCCGATGCATTCGGTCCGCCGTTCACTAATCGCAGGACTTCAGGTCATTCAGGACCGAAATCAAGGGGTGGCAGCTGGCGCGGGTGACAGAGTTGCCATCGTGACGTTTGATGGAAGAGATCAGTGGCATGCACCATCGATCGTCCAGCCGCTCACTGACGATTTTGAGTCCGCAAAGCGGGCCTGCACTACTCTTCAGGCAGCGGGTGATATTGGCGCTACAACTTCGACAGAAAGCGGCCTGGCACTGGCCCGGCAGCATCTGACCGCAAGGACATCATCGTCAAATCCATCCAATGATCCTTTGGGTCCCCAGGGGCGAAAGTTCACCTCCAAGGTCATTATCCTGCTGACCGATGGTATGCCGAATTCCTGGGAAATGGATGCCGCCACCCTTGAGCAATACATGGCCAGCGAACCGAGCGCGGAGTTCTACCCTGCTGGTTATGACTGGTTCAATTCGGCCCTCGCACAAACACAACAGTTCTTCATGACCCAGCGCGGAAAACTCTACAGCGTCGGGATGGGGCTTGGGACAGACTACGACTTTATGGATCGGCTGGCCCGAATTGCCAGTACTGATAACAACGGAATCAGCGCTCGCAGCTCGGGCAACCCCGCTGAATACGAATCACAGCTCACCGAAATCCTGAAGAAGATTATTGACCGCCCGGGTTCTAAACTCGTTCGATAG
- the purN gene encoding phosphoribosylglycinamide formyltransferase, with amino-acid sequence MPDSAANTHEFDAIADRPIRMGVLISGGGTTLLNFVSQIEAQTLSAVIPVVIASQRSCQGVQRAKDLGLNVLVIRPRDFMDVDAFSAAVFAELRRYDLDLVALAGFLSLLIVPEDFRWRVLNIHPSLIPAFCGQGFYGHHVHEAAIARGVKVSGCTVHFADNHYDHGPIILQEVVSVPDDATPDQLASMVFETEKVAYPEAIRRIASGHLSVADGRCFYSTDA; translated from the coding sequence ATGCCAGACTCCGCTGCCAACACGCACGAATTTGATGCCATCGCTGATCGCCCGATTCGAATGGGCGTGCTTATCAGCGGTGGGGGCACAACACTGCTGAATTTTGTTTCTCAGATTGAAGCACAAACACTTTCTGCTGTCATACCTGTGGTCATCGCCAGTCAGCGAAGTTGTCAGGGTGTCCAGCGGGCGAAAGACCTGGGGCTCAACGTTCTGGTGATTCGACCCCGTGATTTCATGGATGTTGATGCCTTCAGTGCCGCCGTTTTTGCGGAACTCCGGCGTTATGATCTTGACCTGGTGGCTCTGGCGGGGTTTCTAAGCCTGTTGATTGTTCCAGAGGATTTTCGCTGGCGGGTTCTGAATATTCACCCGTCGCTCATCCCGGCGTTTTGCGGACAGGGATTCTACGGTCACCATGTTCACGAAGCTGCGATTGCCAGAGGCGTCAAAGTGAGCGGATGCACAGTCCATTTTGCCGATAATCATTACGATCACGGCCCAATCATACTTCAGGAAGTTGTTTCGGTCCCGGACGATGCCACCCCGGATCAACTGGCGTCGATGGTCTTTGAGACCGAAAAAGTGGCCTATCCCGAAGCCATTCGGCGAATCGCATCAGGCCATCTGTCAGTTGCTGACGGGCGGTGCTTCTACAGCACGGATGCCTGA
- the trxA gene encoding thioredoxin: MAGNLVEFTDDNFQSEVLESATPVLVDFWAPWCGPCRMLMPTIEELAAEYDGKVKIGKVNTDENQQTAASFGITSIPTVMLFKGGQLVDKVVGAPGKAHFVNMIDKASA, translated from the coding sequence ATGGCTGGTAATCTGGTTGAGTTTACTGATGACAATTTCCAATCCGAAGTTCTGGAATCGGCCACACCGGTTCTCGTCGATTTCTGGGCTCCCTGGTGCGGGCCCTGCCGGATGCTGATGCCGACCATCGAAGAACTTGCCGCTGAATATGATGGCAAAGTGAAGATCGGAAAGGTTAACACAGACGAGAATCAGCAGACCGCAGCCTCATTTGGGATCACCAGCATTCCAACAGTGATGTTGTTTAAGGGTGGCCAGTTGGTAGACAAAGTGGTTGGAGCCCCGGGCAAGGCGCATTTTGTGAACATGATCGACAAGGCCAGCGCCTAG